In one Echinicola marina genomic region, the following are encoded:
- a CDS encoding restriction endonuclease subunit S — MSWTKKTLGELCNIQKGKIGIQKAVPGKYPLVVTAEERLSHNEFHFEGNAVIIPLVSSTGHGHKSLKRIHFQSGKFAVGNILCAVIPNDEDILRADFLFRYLDLNRENELVSRMKGMANVTLPLKEIAKIEIPVPPIEVQIEFVEQYGILEAKSKNLSDELTHQLDLVKQLRQAFLREAMQGKLVPQDPNEEPASVLLEKIKMEKERLIREKKLKKGKASSQSVSKANEWEIPNSWVPIKVGDIFFVTKLAGFEYTKYINFKTIGEIPVVRAQNVRPFELDKTNLLFIDKETSLLLGRCALTKESLLVTFIGAGIGDVARFREKERWHLAPNVSKLEPFEECEDFYNLKFLNYFLSSPYGRNEIFKHVKATAQPSLSMGTIRDIDVPIPPLSEQQRIVAKLDKLMGYCDQLEASIMESQVQNELLLQQVLREALEPKEKEHQII; from the coding sequence ATGAGTTGGACGAAGAAGACATTAGGAGAGCTTTGTAATATTCAAAAAGGCAAAATTGGAATTCAAAAAGCTGTTCCAGGTAAATATCCTTTAGTGGTAACAGCGGAAGAACGGCTTTCACATAATGAATTCCATTTTGAGGGGAATGCAGTTATCATTCCTCTGGTTTCATCAACAGGACATGGTCACAAAAGCTTAAAGCGGATACATTTTCAATCCGGAAAGTTTGCCGTGGGCAACATTCTCTGTGCAGTAATTCCAAATGATGAAGATATTCTTAGGGCAGATTTTCTATTTCGATATCTAGATCTGAATCGAGAAAATGAATTGGTGAGTAGAATGAAAGGTATGGCCAATGTGACCTTACCATTGAAAGAAATTGCCAAAATTGAAATTCCTGTTCCACCTATTGAGGTTCAAATAGAATTTGTAGAACAATATGGGATTCTAGAGGCTAAAAGCAAAAATCTTAGTGATGAACTCACACACCAACTTGATTTGGTGAAGCAACTCCGTCAAGCCTTTTTGCGGGAAGCCATGCAAGGTAAATTGGTGCCACAAGATCCAAATGAAGAACCTGCTTCGGTGCTTTTGGAGAAGATCAAGATGGAAAAAGAAAGGTTGATTAGGGAGAAGAAACTAAAAAAAGGGAAAGCATCAAGTCAATCGGTTTCAAAAGCTAATGAATGGGAAATACCAAATTCATGGGTGCCAATTAAGGTTGGCGATATTTTTTTTGTAACTAAACTTGCGGGTTTTGAATATACTAAATACATTAATTTCAAGACGATTGGAGAAATTCCTGTGGTCCGTGCTCAAAATGTTCGACCGTTCGAATTAGATAAAACAAACCTACTATTTATCGATAAGGAAACAAGTCTTCTATTAGGGAGGTGTGCTTTGACAAAAGAATCCCTATTGGTGACTTTTATAGGCGCTGGTATTGGTGATGTTGCAAGGTTCAGGGAGAAAGAAAGGTGGCATTTAGCTCCCAATGTTTCTAAATTAGAGCCATTCGAGGAATGTGAAGATTTTTACAATTTAAAATTCTTGAACTATTTTCTTAGCTCACCTTATGGAAGAAATGAAATTTTTAAGCATGTTAAAGCAACAGCGCAGCCCAGTTTGTCAATGGGCACAATTCGAGACATAGATGTTCCCATCCCCCCGCTTTCTGAACAACAACGGATAGTCGCCAAGCTAGATAAGTTGATGGGGTATTGTGATCAGTTGGAGGCCAGTATCATGGAAAGCCAAGTGCAGAATGAATTGCTTTTGCAGCAGGTTTTGAGGGAGGCATTGGAGCCTAAGGAAAAGGAACACCAAATAATATAG
- a CDS encoding class I SAM-dependent DNA methyltransferase, producing MANLKGILDSIRKIMWQDTGLNGDAQRIEQLGWMLFLKIFSDKDKELEVIKDDYESPIPAEFHWDEWAGDDEGITGDELQAFVDQKLFPTLRNLKVGMSEDLANQRALLVREVFEGNNNYMKSGINLRKVLNKLNEIDFNIAKDRHAFGELYETILKELQSAGKSGEFYTPRAITEFICEMMNPQLGEKILDPSCGTGGYLTAAIEHLKSQANSVAERESIAKNVFGWEYKPLPYLLATTNLILHDMEVPNITFRDSLDQPLSNYTEKNRVNVILANPPFGGIVANNNENNFPQNFKTKESADLFLVLMVHLLKQGGRAGIVLPDGSLTGDGVKQRVREKLLTDCNLHTIIRLPNSVFKPYATVATNLLFFTKGEPTKEIWYYEHRLPEGQKSYSKTKPLQVKEFDPIKKWWNDRQESEVSWKVDIQTVKDRNYDLDIKNPTKQEEEIEHSSSELMTMLDDSFDRSHELLSHIRSAIK from the coding sequence ATGGCCAACTTAAAAGGAATATTAGATAGCATCCGCAAGATCATGTGGCAGGACACCGGACTGAATGGTGATGCACAGCGCATTGAACAGTTGGGGTGGATGCTGTTTCTGAAAATTTTCTCCGATAAGGACAAGGAGCTGGAAGTCATTAAGGACGATTACGAAAGCCCTATTCCTGCTGAGTTTCACTGGGACGAATGGGCTGGGGATGATGAAGGGATTACGGGTGATGAATTACAGGCTTTTGTGGATCAGAAACTCTTTCCTACACTTCGAAACCTAAAGGTGGGAATGAGCGAAGACCTGGCCAACCAAAGGGCACTATTGGTACGTGAGGTGTTTGAGGGCAATAACAATTACATGAAAAGCGGGATCAATCTCCGCAAGGTATTGAACAAGCTCAATGAAATAGACTTCAATATTGCCAAAGACCGCCACGCATTTGGCGAACTCTATGAAACCATTTTGAAGGAACTGCAAAGTGCGGGTAAAAGCGGGGAATTCTACACACCAAGAGCCATTACGGAGTTTATCTGTGAAATGATGAATCCACAATTGGGGGAAAAGATTTTAGACCCTAGCTGTGGAACAGGTGGTTACTTGACAGCAGCTATTGAACATTTGAAAAGCCAGGCCAATAGTGTAGCAGAAAGGGAGAGTATAGCAAAGAACGTGTTTGGATGGGAGTACAAGCCGCTTCCTTATTTGCTGGCCACTACCAACCTGATTTTGCATGATATGGAGGTGCCCAATATCACTTTCCGTGATAGTTTGGATCAGCCACTGAGCAATTATACCGAAAAAAACAGGGTTAACGTGATCCTGGCCAACCCTCCTTTTGGCGGTATCGTGGCCAATAATAACGAAAATAATTTTCCGCAGAATTTTAAGACCAAGGAAAGTGCCGACCTGTTTTTGGTGCTGATGGTGCATTTACTGAAGCAGGGTGGTAGAGCTGGGATTGTATTGCCTGATGGTTCCTTGACAGGGGATGGTGTAAAGCAAAGGGTACGTGAAAAACTGCTTACCGATTGTAATCTGCACACCATCATCCGATTACCCAATTCCGTGTTTAAGCCTTATGCTACTGTGGCAACGAATTTATTGTTCTTTACCAAAGGTGAGCCGACCAAAGAGATATGGTATTATGAGCATCGCTTGCCGGAAGGGCAAAAAAGCTATAGTAAAACAAAACCACTTCAAGTAAAGGAATTTGACCCCATTAAAAAATGGTGGAATGATCGACAGGAAAGCGAGGTGAGTTGGAAGGTGGATATTCAGACTGTTAAGGACAGAAATTATGATTTAGATATTAAGAACCCTACCAAGCAGGAAGAAGAAATCGAACATTCAAGTTCTGAATTAATGACCATGTTGGATGATTCTTTTGATAGAAGCCATGAACTACTAAGTCATATAAGATCTGCGATAAAATGA
- the rhuM gene encoding virulence RhuM family protein — translation MSSEILIYQTEDGQTKIQTRLENETVWLTQEQISDLFQRDRSVITKHIGNVFKEGELDEKSNVQILHISGSDRPVKFYNLDVIISVGYRVKSHRGVQFRKWATSRIKEYIVKGFTMNDELLKEAGGGNYFDELLARIRDIRSSEKVFWRKVLDIYATSIDYDPNTEISTTFFKTVQNKMHWAAHGNTAAEVIYKRIDAGKKNLGLTNFKGAKPTKKETEVAKNYLNEQELEILNRIVTAYLEMAELQAMNRKPMYMKDWVSRLDDFLTMTGNEILTHAGKISHQKALGKAHSEYEKFKEKTKNELSQVEKDFIENIDKTAKQLKNKKK, via the coding sequence ATGAGTTCGGAAATACTAATTTACCAAACAGAAGACGGGCAGACCAAAATTCAAACCCGATTAGAGAATGAAACCGTTTGGCTGACCCAAGAACAAATCAGTGACCTTTTTCAGCGGGACAGAAGTGTGATCACCAAGCACATAGGGAATGTTTTTAAAGAAGGAGAATTGGACGAAAAAAGCAATGTGCAGATTTTGCACATTAGTGGTTCAGACCGTCCAGTTAAGTTCTATAACCTGGATGTCATCATTTCTGTGGGATACAGGGTGAAATCTCATCGGGGTGTTCAGTTTAGAAAATGGGCCACCTCGAGAATCAAAGAGTACATCGTTAAGGGATTTACCATGAATGACGAGCTCCTAAAAGAGGCCGGAGGTGGTAACTACTTTGATGAACTTCTTGCCAGAATTCGGGACATTAGATCTTCCGAGAAGGTGTTTTGGAGAAAGGTTCTGGATATCTATGCTACCAGTATAGACTACGATCCCAACACCGAAATTTCTACCACTTTTTTCAAAACGGTACAAAATAAAATGCACTGGGCTGCACATGGAAACACAGCGGCAGAAGTAATTTACAAAAGGATAGATGCCGGTAAAAAAAATCTTGGGCTTACTAATTTTAAGGGGGCAAAGCCCACAAAAAAGGAGACCGAGGTAGCCAAGAATTACCTGAACGAGCAGGAATTGGAAATTCTAAACAGGATCGTTACGGCTTACCTCGAAATGGCAGAATTACAGGCGATGAACCGAAAGCCCATGTATATGAAGGACTGGGTATCCAGGCTGGATGATTTTTTGACCATGACTGGGAATGAAATATTGACCCATGCGGGTAAGATCAGCCATCAAAAGGCACTGGGTAAAGCCCATTCGGAGTATGAGAAGTTCAAAGAAAAAACTAAAAATGAGCTTTCTCAAGTCGAGAAAGATTTTATTGAAAATATTGACAAGACTGCCAAGCAGCTAAAAAACAAGAAGAAATAA
- the hsdR gene encoding EcoAI/FtnUII family type I restriction enzme subunit R produces the protein MIDKKTLSERDICTKFITPAIEKAGWDKTTQLLEEVSFTDGKIYVRGRLTARGKRKRADYILYYKPNIPIAIVEAKDNRHSVRAGLQQALDYAEILDIPCVFSSNGDGFVFHDRTATDGNIETELDIDSFPSPEELLKKYKQYKGIHTSEAQEVALQDYYFDGSGRSPRYYQQIAVNRTVEAVANGQGRILLVMATGTGKTYTAFQIIHRLWKSRAKKRILFLADRTALIDQTRRGDFKHFKDKMTIIKKKVVSRADGKEELVSNNKRGIDTEDKAYEVFLGLYQGLTNASDIEDAYKDFSPEFFDLIVIDECHRGSAKEDSAWREILRYFNKATHIGLTATPKETKEVSNIEYFGDPIYTYSLKQGIDDGFLAPYRVVRVNLNVDAEGWRPEQGKKDKDGKEVEDRVYNRKDFDKTLVIDERTQTVARKLTEFLKGYDRFAKTIVFCSDIDHAERMRFALSNLNADLVAKNHKYIMQITGDNDEGKRELDNFINPEETYPVIATTSELMTTGVDAQTCRVIVLDAEIKSMTKFKQIVGRGTRINEEFGKMFFTILDFRNVTDLFADKDFDGDPIRVKPVSEDTDLTNIVDEEQSIDSLIIDEETGEEIEIGTKIRYPEPQTRTSKVNEPRQKVYVNGVDVSVLISREMYFDTNGKPITTSLKDHTKELIKGQYASLDDFLARWNSTDKKEIIIKELEEQGVLVEALRDAVNRDLPAKSPGKWYVYVIECEDGSLYKGMTTDLKNRWRQHKNGEGAEWTKNHKPIELIHYEVFNSESEAVKRERYLKSGRGRIWLQDQKLLDNLNGRQAGVDLFDLICHVAFEQPPLTRKERANNVKKRDYFTKYGDQARKVLETLLDKYADEGVTNIESMDILKVKPLTDYGSPLEIIKQFGSKAKYLEAVKELEQELYNTGA, from the coding sequence ATGATTGACAAGAAAACCCTTTCTGAACGTGATATTTGTACCAAATTCATCACACCTGCCATAGAAAAGGCGGGTTGGGACAAGACCACTCAGTTACTTGAAGAAGTATCATTTACAGATGGTAAAATCTATGTTAGGGGAAGGCTTACCGCAAGGGGAAAAAGAAAAAGAGCAGATTATATCCTATACTACAAACCCAATATCCCTATTGCAATTGTTGAGGCCAAGGACAATAGACATTCAGTAAGGGCAGGACTGCAACAAGCTTTGGACTATGCCGAAATCCTGGATATACCATGTGTTTTTAGTAGCAATGGTGACGGGTTTGTTTTCCATGACCGGACGGCCACTGACGGAAATATTGAGACAGAACTTGATATTGATAGCTTTCCAAGTCCTGAAGAACTTTTAAAAAAGTACAAACAATACAAAGGAATCCATACAAGCGAGGCTCAAGAAGTAGCATTACAGGATTACTATTTTGACGGAAGTGGTAGGTCACCTAGATATTATCAACAAATTGCTGTAAACCGAACGGTAGAGGCGGTTGCAAATGGACAAGGAAGGATTTTACTGGTCATGGCAACCGGAACGGGAAAGACTTACACGGCTTTTCAGATCATCCACCGACTTTGGAAAAGTAGGGCAAAGAAGAGAATTCTGTTTTTAGCAGACAGAACAGCCCTAATAGATCAAACCAGAAGGGGGGATTTCAAACATTTCAAAGACAAGATGACCATCATCAAAAAAAAGGTGGTGAGCAGGGCAGATGGAAAGGAAGAGCTTGTAAGTAATAATAAGAGGGGAATAGATACAGAGGATAAGGCCTATGAAGTGTTCCTGGGCCTTTATCAGGGATTGACAAATGCCAGCGATATAGAAGATGCGTATAAGGATTTTTCACCTGAATTCTTCGATCTCATAGTCATAGATGAGTGCCATAGAGGAAGTGCCAAAGAGGACAGTGCCTGGCGGGAGATACTTCGCTATTTCAATAAAGCGACCCATATTGGTTTGACAGCTACTCCCAAAGAAACCAAAGAGGTATCCAATATTGAATATTTTGGAGATCCGATTTATACCTATTCCCTTAAACAAGGGATTGATGATGGTTTTTTGGCTCCTTATCGGGTGGTTCGGGTCAACCTGAACGTTGATGCTGAAGGCTGGCGGCCGGAGCAAGGGAAAAAGGATAAGGATGGCAAGGAAGTGGAAGACCGTGTATATAACCGGAAGGACTTTGATAAAACACTGGTCATCGATGAGCGAACCCAAACAGTGGCTAGAAAGCTTACTGAGTTTTTGAAAGGTTATGACCGATTTGCCAAGACCATTGTTTTTTGTTCGGACATTGATCATGCTGAGCGGATGCGATTTGCCCTATCCAATCTGAATGCTGATTTAGTGGCCAAGAACCACAAGTATATCATGCAGATTACGGGAGACAATGATGAAGGGAAAAGAGAGCTTGACAACTTTATCAATCCAGAAGAAACATATCCCGTGATAGCCACTACATCCGAATTAATGACCACCGGAGTGGATGCCCAAACTTGTAGGGTTATCGTATTGGATGCGGAAATCAAATCCATGACCAAGTTTAAGCAAATAGTAGGAAGAGGAACCAGGATCAATGAGGAATTTGGCAAAATGTTTTTTACTATTCTGGATTTTCGAAATGTTACTGATCTTTTTGCCGACAAGGACTTTGATGGAGACCCTATAAGAGTAAAACCTGTTTCAGAGGATACCGATTTGACCAATATCGTTGATGAAGAACAAAGCATTGACAGCCTGATCATAGACGAGGAGACAGGGGAAGAGATAGAAATCGGAACAAAGATTCGCTATCCCGAACCGCAGACAAGAACCAGCAAAGTCAATGAGCCCCGTCAGAAAGTGTACGTGAATGGGGTGGATGTATCGGTGTTGATCAGCCGTGAAATGTATTTTGACACCAATGGAAAGCCCATTACCACCAGCCTAAAAGACCATACCAAAGAATTGATCAAAGGTCAGTACGCATCCTTGGATGATTTCCTAGCTCGATGGAACAGTACGGACAAAAAAGAAATCATCATCAAGGAACTGGAAGAACAAGGTGTTTTGGTGGAAGCTTTGCGAGATGCAGTAAACAGGGACCTGCCCGCCAAAAGCCCAGGAAAATGGTATGTCTATGTAATCGAATGTGAAGACGGTAGCCTCTATAAAGGCATGACAACTGATCTTAAAAATAGATGGAGACAACATAAGAATGGGGAGGGAGCTGAATGGACCAAAAACCATAAGCCGATTGAATTAATTCATTATGAGGTATTTAATTCTGAAAGTGAAGCGGTTAAAAGAGAAAGATACTTGAAATCTGGTCGAGGCAGAATTTGGTTGCAAGATCAAAAATTATTAGACAATCTAAACGGCAGACAGGCGGGAGTTGATCTTTTTGATCTTATATGCCATGTTGCTTTTGAGCAGCCCCCACTCACACGTAAGGAACGTGCCAATAATGTTAAAAAGCGGGATTATTTCACTAAATATGGTGACCAAGCCAGGAAAGTCTTAGAGACGCTTTTGGACAAGTATGCAGACGAAGGAGTGACCAATATTGAGAGCATGGATATCCTCAAGGTCAAACCGCTTACGGATTACGGTTCCCCCTTGGAGATTATCAAGCAGTTTGGAAGCAAAGCCAAATATTTAGAAGCCGTAAAAGAATTGGAACAAGAATTATATAATACAGGAGCTTAA
- a CDS encoding helix-turn-helix domain-containing protein gives MTYLGRRIRELREAKGFLLRQVAAYIEADTALVSKLERGERKAQKNQLKKIAAFLEVDEKELELLWLADKIIDDIDQEPQGLNALNFVQGELAK, from the coding sequence ATGACCTATTTGGGAAGAAGAATTCGTGAGCTAAGAGAAGCTAAAGGTTTTCTACTTAGACAAGTAGCGGCCTATATTGAAGCGGATACAGCTTTGGTCAGTAAACTGGAGCGAGGGGAGAGAAAGGCTCAAAAGAATCAGCTAAAAAAAATCGCAGCTTTTTTGGAGGTAGATGAAAAAGAACTGGAACTGCTTTGGTTGGCTGATAAGATTATAGATGATATTGACCAAGAGCCACAAGGTTTGAATGCCTTAAATTTTGTACAAGGGGAATTGGCCAAGTAA
- a CDS encoding helix-turn-helix domain-containing protein: protein MSDPSQFKEALLDNQSIGHNMMTFRKLRSLKAMELAFHLGISEAAYTKYERGETKITVDLIKKYADYVQVDPIHILTIRPGQLIEYFDELEKRKVLMDGSQFDTLIEILRELKDSNDTLKSLIKEAIV, encoded by the coding sequence ATGAGTGATCCAAGCCAGTTTAAAGAAGCGCTCCTTGATAATCAATCAATAGGACATAATATGATGACCTTTAGAAAACTGAGGAGTCTTAAGGCCATGGAGCTGGCTTTTCATTTAGGAATCAGCGAGGCCGCCTATACCAAATATGAACGTGGAGAAACCAAAATCACGGTGGACCTGATTAAAAAATATGCCGATTATGTGCAGGTTGATCCCATTCATATTTTGACCATAAGGCCAGGGCAACTGATTGAGTATTTTGATGAACTCGAAAAAAGGAAAGTTCTCATGGATGGTAGCCAGTTTGATACCTTAATCGAGATACTCCGAGAACTCAAAGACAGCAATGATACTTTAAAAAGCCTGATAAAGGAGGCTATTGTTTAA
- a CDS encoding helix-turn-helix transcriptional regulator, with translation MTNSAARNIHQGRNIKRFREMLGIKQDALAHELGEDWSQKKISLLEQKESIEENILKEVAEILHIPVEAIQNFDEEQAVNIISNTFNEGSFLNTGHTPTFNVNPIDKLLQLHEEKIALYERMLKEKDEMMARLERLIGGK, from the coding sequence ATGACCAATTCAGCTGCACGAAATATCCATCAGGGACGCAACATCAAACGCTTTAGGGAAATGCTGGGCATCAAGCAAGACGCCTTGGCCCACGAACTGGGAGAAGACTGGTCCCAAAAGAAAATCAGCCTACTAGAGCAAAAAGAGAGCATAGAGGAAAATATTCTAAAGGAGGTAGCAGAAATCCTTCATATTCCTGTTGAGGCCATCCAAAATTTTGATGAGGAGCAAGCGGTGAATATTATTTCGAACACTTTTAATGAAGGATCATTTTTAAATACTGGGCACACCCCTACATTTAATGTTAACCCAATTGACAAATTGCTTCAACTTCATGAAGAAAAAATTGCGCTATACGAGAGGATGTTGAAGGAAAAAGATGAAATGATGGCTAGGTTAGAACGTTTGATTGGAGGTAAATGA
- a CDS encoding relaxase/mobilization nuclease domain-containing protein, protein MIAKQSIGKNFMGALDYNLKKMLTSDESKRAEVLETNFTSLDREMVKKEVELMKSMNPRLKRNTYHVSLSFGKEEKISNDKMLAIGNEYLKGMGFDDNAYFIFRHHDADHPHCHLLALRNRFDGTVVSDSNNYRRSESLVRKLEKKYGLQQVKSSKEAKVKAPNKDEIEMVMRTGKPSKKMVLQQIISEALKRTNTIEDFIHQVEASGANLLFNQASTGRVSGVAYCYDGFKAKGQSLGNQFKWKNIANTLHYEQTRDRQAIGQANARTTSKYPRGLSGNDEKTTRVHGVHSQDAGQSPAHQQKAGQTERSDRDQLSVRDQNEFQTRGDKDGASIPARTATKDRKEIYLSHQIVGGTIDILDLLLRPVPDTGEVGQIPKKKKKRRKKGRSI, encoded by the coding sequence ATGATCGCTAAACAGTCCATCGGCAAAAACTTTATGGGAGCACTGGATTATAATCTCAAAAAGATGCTGACCAGTGATGAAAGCAAACGGGCGGAAGTACTGGAAACCAACTTCACCAGTTTGGACAGGGAAATGGTAAAGAAAGAAGTAGAGCTGATGAAGAGTATGAATCCCAGGCTAAAACGGAACACTTATCATGTCAGTCTAAGCTTTGGCAAGGAGGAAAAAATATCAAATGATAAAATGTTGGCCATAGGCAATGAATACCTGAAAGGCATGGGATTCGATGACAATGCCTATTTTATTTTCAGACATCATGATGCCGACCATCCCCATTGCCATTTGTTGGCACTGAGAAACCGATTTGATGGAACCGTGGTCTCGGACAGCAACAATTACAGAAGGAGTGAAAGCCTGGTGCGAAAACTGGAAAAGAAATATGGATTGCAGCAAGTAAAGAGCAGCAAGGAGGCCAAAGTCAAGGCGCCCAATAAGGATGAAATCGAAATGGTAATGAGAACCGGTAAACCCTCAAAGAAAATGGTGCTACAGCAAATAATATCAGAGGCCTTAAAGCGGACCAATACCATTGAGGATTTTATCCATCAAGTAGAGGCTTCAGGAGCCAACCTGTTGTTCAACCAGGCCAGTACCGGCAGGGTATCAGGAGTAGCCTATTGCTATGATGGCTTCAAGGCCAAAGGACAATCCTTGGGTAACCAATTCAAATGGAAGAACATCGCAAATACCTTACACTATGAGCAAACTAGAGATCGCCAAGCAATTGGCCAGGCAAACGCAAGAACAACATCAAAATACCCAAGAGGGCTATCAGGAAATGATGAAAAAACAACTCGAGTTCATGGGGTACATTCCCAAGATGCAGGACAGTCTCCTGCACATCAGCAGAAAGCAGGACAGACTGAACGATCAGATCGAGACCAATTATCAGTGCGGGATCAAAATGAATTCCAAACTCGAGGTGATAAAGATGGAGCTTCAATACCAGCACGAACAGCAACAAAAGATCGAAAAGAAATTTACCTTAGTCATCAAATTGTTGGTGGTACCATTGATATTCTTGATCTGCTGCTTAGGCCTGTTCCTGATACTGGGGAGGTAGGTCAAATTCCTAAGAAGAAAAAAAAGAGACGGAAAAAGGGTAGAAGTATTTAA
- the mobC gene encoding plasmid mobilization relaxosome protein MobC, with protein sequence MGRPKKPADQKRNIKFTFRMTEEEVRLLGSLCEVAAMPAADVVRACVFKNRLPKAKVPKLDKQTYVELKRIGNNINQIAKQLNSKFEVPADRMKAIDAISTKLDQVIKLLLHDR encoded by the coding sequence ATGGGAAGACCAAAGAAACCCGCAGACCAGAAGAGAAATATAAAGTTTACTTTCCGGATGACCGAAGAAGAGGTCCGGCTGCTGGGGAGTTTATGCGAGGTGGCAGCGATGCCGGCCGCTGACGTGGTCAGGGCTTGCGTGTTCAAAAACAGGTTGCCCAAGGCGAAGGTCCCCAAACTGGACAAACAGACTTATGTGGAGCTCAAAAGAATTGGTAATAATATCAACCAGATAGCCAAACAACTCAATTCAAAATTTGAGGTGCCAGCGGACAGGATGAAGGCAATTGACGCCATCTCTACAAAACTGGACCAGGTCATCAAACTGCTGCTTCATGATCGCTAA
- a CDS encoding toprim domain-containing protein — MTIRSVKAIGSNPTLTDYLLHRKVSVETASRFCMEVYYSIGDKKYFGIGNRNENGWAIRNAYWKGSSAQGISYYPGEGNNLHMFEGIFDLLSFYERNQKEVKPDDFLVLNSLSNMDAAKKILAGFPRVNLYLDNDIQGKAWTKRLLKDFSQCTDQSGNYLGHKDLNDYHRKSKSVGMRR, encoded by the coding sequence ATGACCATCCGGTCGGTAAAAGCCATTGGAAGCAATCCGACCTTAACGGACTACCTTCTTCACCGGAAGGTAAGTGTCGAGACCGCATCCAGATTCTGTATGGAAGTGTATTATTCCATAGGGGACAAAAAGTATTTCGGGATCGGAAATAGGAACGAGAACGGCTGGGCCATTCGGAATGCCTATTGGAAAGGAAGCAGTGCCCAGGGTATTAGCTACTATCCAGGAGAAGGCAACAACCTTCATATGTTCGAAGGAATTTTTGACCTGCTCAGTTTCTACGAGCGCAACCAAAAAGAAGTGAAGCCAGATGACTTCTTAGTTCTCAATTCCCTGTCTAATATGGATGCGGCAAAGAAGATTTTGGCAGGATTTCCACGGGTCAACCTTTACCTTGACAACGATATACAAGGCAAGGCCTGGACAAAAAGATTGTTGAAAGACTTCAGCCAATGCACTGACCAATCGGGCAACTATTTGGGGCATAAGGATCTAAACGATTACCATCGAAAGTCAAAAAGCGTTGGCATGCGAAGGTAG
- a CDS encoding CHC2 zinc finger domain-containing protein, with protein sequence MNIKQANDLSIIGFLEKLGIKPSKISGDSYFYHSPYRKENTPSFKVSASKNLWIDFGDNNYGGKVLDLVMKLKPGISVSDALHYIEDITGNSFSFHPQEPMEKEQDPK encoded by the coding sequence ATGAACATCAAACAAGCCAATGACCTTTCCATTATTGGTTTTCTGGAAAAGCTTGGCATCAAACCATCAAAGATTTCAGGGGACAGTTATTTCTATCATTCCCCATACAGGAAAGAAAACACACCTTCCTTTAAGGTCAGTGCCTCCAAGAATCTATGGATTGATTTTGGGGACAATAATTATGGCGGAAAGGTCCTTGATCTGGTCATGAAATTGAAACCGGGCATTTCGGTTTCCGATGCCCTTCATTACATCGAAGATATTACTGGTAACTCTTTTTCTTTTCACCCACAGGAACCCATGGAAAAGGAACAGGATCCAAAATGA
- a CDS encoding helix-turn-helix transcriptional regulator: MNDVILTQIEKEVLVDEIADAVASRLSDVLPAQEPDDELIQIPEVMKLLGRSRTTINNWRKEGFLKEHVFNTRVYFKKSEVMNAGRQKNGFKK, encoded by the coding sequence ATGAACGATGTAATCTTAACACAAATTGAAAAGGAGGTATTGGTAGATGAAATCGCCGATGCGGTTGCCTCTCGGCTTTCGGACGTTTTACCTGCTCAAGAGCCGGATGATGAATTGATCCAAATCCCTGAAGTTATGAAGCTTTTGGGTAGGTCCCGAACGACGATCAATAATTGGCGAAAGGAAGGGTTTTTAAAGGAGCATGTCTTTAATACCAGGGTTTATTTCAAAAAGTCGGAGGTCATGAATGCGGGCAGGCAAAAGAACGGCTTTAAAAAATAG